A genomic segment from Bacteroidota bacterium encodes:
- a CDS encoding bifunctional methionine sulfoxide reductase B/A protein, producing MNKPNNIANEKLKLSEQEWKEKLSPEQYYILREKGTESPFSGEFVFTKEKGTYKCAGCGEALFTDDMKFESSCGWPSFDKEIAGGKIIQSNDNSHGMNRTEITCAKCGGHLGHIFEDGPTETGKRYCVNSGSLSFEAIDKKNSTAKLESITLAGGCFWCIEAIYEELKGVISAESGYAGGTIKNPSYKQVCSGNTGHAEVVQVKFDPNIISLEEILEVFFTLHDPTSLNRQGADEGTQYRSAIFYETEKQKEIVERAIHLLVSNKAFESPIVTEVTAFTNFYTAENFHQEYYELNKEQPYCKAVILPKMEKLHKLFSTKIKTSHP from the coding sequence ATGAACAAGCCGAATAATATTGCTAACGAAAAGTTGAAGTTAAGTGAACAAGAATGGAAAGAAAAATTAAGTCCTGAGCAATATTATATACTTCGCGAAAAAGGTACCGAAAGCCCATTCAGTGGCGAATTTGTGTTTACCAAAGAAAAAGGTACTTACAAATGTGCCGGTTGTGGTGAAGCATTATTTACCGACGATATGAAATTTGAATCAAGCTGTGGCTGGCCAAGTTTTGATAAAGAAATTGCAGGAGGAAAAATTATTCAAAGTAATGACAATAGTCATGGAATGAACCGTACTGAAATAACTTGCGCAAAATGCGGAGGACATTTAGGACATATTTTTGAAGATGGTCCAACTGAAACCGGCAAACGTTATTGCGTAAACTCCGGTTCGCTTAGTTTTGAAGCTATTGATAAAAAGAATTCCACAGCAAAGCTGGAAAGTATTACACTTGCCGGAGGATGTTTTTGGTGTATTGAAGCAATTTATGAAGAACTCAAAGGCGTTATAAGTGCAGAGTCGGGTTATGCCGGAGGAACAATTAAAAATCCAAGCTACAAACAAGTATGCTCAGGAAATACAGGACATGCCGAAGTGGTTCAAGTAAAATTTGATCCAAACATCATTTCACTTGAGGAGATATTGGAAGTGTTTTTTACTTTACACGATCCAACAAGTTTAAACCGACAGGGAGCAGATGAAGGCACACAATATCGTTCGGCTATATTTTATGAAACTGAGAAACAAAAAGAAATTGTTGAGCGAGCGATACACCTACTAGTTAGTAATAAAGCTTTTGAAAGTCCTATTGTTACAGAAGTAACTGCCTTTACCAATTTTTATACAGCCGAGAACTTTCACCAAGAGTACTATGAATTAAACAAAGAGCAACCTTATTGCAAAGCGGTGATCCTTCCAAAAATGGAGAAACTACATAAATTATTTTCAACCAAAATAAAAACTTCACATCCATGA
- a CDS encoding DoxX family protein → MKTKKIGLILLRITVAVIFLQTLYFKFTAHPDSVYIFTALGVEPYGRIGLGILELITAFLILLPRTQLFGMLASLGIILGAVVSHIVVIGISIKNDAGGLFILALIVLISTSIFLYLQKNELIKTYKHYLP, encoded by the coding sequence ATGAAAACAAAAAAAATTGGTTTAATACTATTACGAATAACGGTAGCAGTGATATTTCTTCAAACACTTTACTTTAAATTTACAGCGCATCCCGATTCGGTGTATATTTTTACAGCATTGGGTGTTGAGCCTTATGGTAGAATTGGACTTGGTATCCTAGAATTAATTACAGCATTTTTAATTTTACTTCCTAGAACTCAATTATTCGGAATGCTGGCAAGCCTCGGAATTATACTAGGCGCAGTAGTATCGCACATAGTGGTTATTGGAATAAGTATTAAAAATGATGCTGGAGGCTTGTTTATTCTTGCTTTAATAGTTTTGATTTCAACAAGCATTTTTCTGTATCTTCAAAAAAACGAACTAATAAAAACCTACAAACACTATTTGCCATGA
- a CDS encoding YHS domain protein — MRQLIFLILLGAFTQLHSQTNIEYAAQCNLQNGIAINGYDPVAYFTKNRAEKGNATLVAKYNGVYYHFSNETNKETFLKNPKKYQPQYGGWCAFAMGDYGKKVEIDPETFKIVDGKLYLFYNAYFNNTLKSWNKDEKNLKLKADNNWSNILLKN; from the coding sequence ATGAGACAATTAATATTTCTAATTCTTCTGGGAGCCTTTACTCAGCTTCATTCGCAAACAAATATTGAGTATGCTGCACAATGCAATCTACAAAATGGAATTGCAATTAATGGATATGACCCTGTAGCCTATTTTACAAAAAATCGTGCAGAAAAAGGAAACGCAACCCTAGTGGCAAAATATAATGGGGTTTATTATCACTTTAGCAACGAAACAAACAAGGAGACATTTTTAAAAAATCCCAAAAAATACCAGCCTCAATACGGAGGATGGTGTGCCTTTGCTATGGGTGATTATGGAAAAAAGGTGGAAATAGATCCTGAAACATTTAAAATTGTTGATGGGAAACTCTACCTGTTTTATAATGCCTATTTCAATAATACACTTAAAAGCTGGAATAAGGATGAAAAAAATTTAAAACTAAAAGCAGACAATAACTGGTCAAACATCTTACTTAAAAACTAA
- a CDS encoding Crp/Fnr family transcriptional regulator — MPTNLKYWYLHDHQLFKNLSFGEIDALCILKRFKKSKKNELLDLPNSEKERIYFLKQGTIKLIKINEEGDEILIDLLQKGDLFGDLNLESPEANEEFFKVVSDEAIICTFYRDKLEEVMVKKPDFALNYIKFIGFNFKKIQNSYKNILFKDAKTRLMLLLNMILEKENINTNSFVLPNYLTQKDIAQLICTTRQTIITLFKELENEGILMYAQKEISIPDIQKIKNFVRNVK; from the coding sequence ATGCCTACAAATTTAAAATACTGGTATTTGCACGATCACCAACTTTTTAAAAACTTAAGTTTTGGAGAGATTGATGCTTTGTGCATTTTAAAACGCTTTAAAAAATCGAAGAAAAATGAATTGCTCGATTTACCGAATAGCGAAAAAGAGCGAATTTATTTTTTAAAGCAAGGCACTATAAAATTGATAAAGATTAATGAGGAAGGTGATGAAATTTTAATTGACCTACTTCAAAAAGGAGATTTGTTTGGCGACCTTAATTTAGAAAGTCCGGAAGCGAATGAAGAATTCTTTAAGGTGGTTTCTGATGAAGCAATAATTTGCACTTTTTATCGCGACAAGTTGGAAGAAGTGATGGTTAAAAAACCGGACTTCGCATTGAACTATATAAAATTTATAGGTTTTAACTTTAAGAAAATTCAAAACAGTTATAAAAACATTTTGTTTAAAGATGCCAAAACACGATTAATGTTGCTTTTGAACATGATTCTTGAAAAAGAGAACATTAACACAAACTCCTTTGTTTTGCCTAATTACTTAACTCAAAAAGACATAGCTCAACTTATTTGTACTACCCGCCAAACGATCATAACCTTATTTAAAGAGCTTGAAAATGAAGGAATATTGATGTATGCACAAAAAGAAATTAGCATACCCGATATTCAAAAAATAAAAAACTTTGTTAGAAATGTAAAGTAG
- a CDS encoding RNA-binding protein, producing the protein MNKMTLSNIKNGSNCQVIGGTHKGKSGIVQDLHTSKTGHITITVVQENGVRFKTLAKNVVVN; encoded by the coding sequence ATGAATAAAATGACACTTTCTAACATCAAAAACGGCTCCAATTGCCAAGTAATTGGAGGCACACACAAAGGCAAATCGGGTATTGTACAAGACCTGCATACCAGTAAAACCGGACATATAACCATCACAGTAGTGCAAGAAAATGGTGTTCGTTTTAAAACACTTGCTAAAAATGTTGTGGTAAATTAA
- a CDS encoding dihydrofolate reductase has product MRKIISFMHVSLDGFVAGPGGEMDWIKLEDEIFDHVEKRISKGDTALYGRVTYELMESYWPTAADKPNATKHDIEHSKWYSKSKKIVLSNSMKENSLSNTKIISDNFVENIEELKQQPGNEILLFGSPRATHSLIQHHLIDGYWLFVNPVILGKGIPLFANIQHKVPLTLLSTKVFNCGVVELNYSA; this is encoded by the coding sequence ATGAGAAAAATAATAAGCTTTATGCATGTATCACTCGATGGCTTTGTTGCCGGACCCGGTGGTGAAATGGACTGGATTAAATTGGAAGATGAAATTTTTGATCATGTAGAAAAACGTATAAGCAAAGGCGATACAGCATTATATGGAAGGGTAACATATGAACTGATGGAGAGTTATTGGCCTACAGCAGCAGATAAACCAAATGCAACTAAACACGATATTGAACATTCAAAGTGGTATAGCAAATCCAAAAAAATTGTTCTATCGAATAGTATGAAAGAAAATAGCTTAAGCAATACGAAAATTATAAGCGACAACTTCGTTGAAAACATAGAAGAACTCAAACAACAGCCCGGTAATGAAATTCTTCTTTTTGGGAGTCCAAGAGCAACACATTCGCTTATACAACATCATTTAATTGATGGCTATTGGCTATTTGTAAATCCTGTTATTCTTGGAAAAGGTATACCATTGTTTGCAAATATTCAGCACAAAGTACCGCTCACATTACTCTCTACTAAAGTGTTCAATTGTGGTGTGGTAGAATTGAATTATTCGGCATAA
- a CDS encoding dephospho-CoA kinase translates to MHPAVADDYAVWLKQHQTKKIVAKEAAILFESGSYRQCDKIICVYAPAKVRIQRAMHRSQLSKEEVTARMKKQLPESQKIKRSDFVIFNDNKRMVIPQLLKVLKELNKL, encoded by the coding sequence ATACACCCCGCTGTTGCCGACGATTACGCAGTGTGGCTAAAACAACATCAAACAAAAAAAATAGTAGCTAAAGAAGCTGCCATCTTGTTTGAAAGTGGAAGTTACCGGCAATGCGACAAAATTATTTGTGTTTATGCACCCGCAAAAGTTCGAATACAAAGAGCTATGCATCGTTCACAACTAAGCAAAGAGGAAGTTACAGCGCGTATGAAAAAACAGCTTCCGGAAAGTCAAAAAATAAAACGCTCCGATTTTGTTATTTTCAACGACAACAAACGAATGGTAATTCCTCAACTTTTGAAAGTATTGAAGGAACTAAACAAATTATAA
- a CDS encoding dephospho-CoA kinase — protein sequence MIQLCITGGIGSGKTTLCKVLEQFNIPVYYADDAAKHLLQTPKMQALVQNAFGDAVCSNGSIDKQKLASVVFSS from the coding sequence ATGATACAACTGTGCATTACCGGAGGCATAGGTAGTGGAAAAACCACCTTGTGTAAGGTATTAGAGCAATTTAACATTCCGGTGTATTATGCTGACGATGCAGCAAAACACCTACTTCAAACACCTAAAATGCAGGCTTTGGTGCAAAATGCTTTTGGTGATGCAGTTTGCTCAAATGGAAGTATCGATAAGCAAAAATTGGCAAGTGTAGTTTTTAGTAGTTAG
- a CDS encoding YbbR-like domain-containing protein: MKHQVKSVLSLLKSGNQNAASNRWVTFFYCLLIAFLFWLLIVFSNEYKAPVSFNLRYINFPQDKMLANKLPGRVDIEITTSGFIFLGFYFNRLNDTLYLDVSKLRKNKNEQDYYLPGYSQAQQFEAQLGNQLKISKIDLDTLHFYFDKKITKVVPVRLNLNYEFEKQFQLSGKIELKPSKIVLSGPASVMQNLEELNTQQLNFTGLNKTISRAADLIIPADLNSIDFSTKKVVVKIPVEKFTEGTLELPVEVLNVPEQYQLKTFPSKVKITYLVGLSNYKKVSADQFSLLAYYDANDEQASSLKLKLVKFPEIVRQVKIETENVEFILKKK; this comes from the coding sequence ATGAAACACCAGGTAAAATCAGTATTGAGCCTTTTAAAATCGGGCAATCAAAATGCAGCTAGCAATCGTTGGGTTACTTTTTTTTATTGTTTGTTAATTGCTTTTTTATTTTGGTTGTTAATTGTATTTTCAAACGAATACAAAGCTCCTGTGAGTTTTAATTTGCGCTATATTAATTTCCCGCAAGATAAAATGTTGGCGAATAAACTCCCGGGCCGTGTTGATATTGAAATTACTACCAGTGGATTTATCTTTTTGGGGTTTTATTTTAACCGACTTAACGATACTTTGTATTTGGATGTAAGCAAACTTCGAAAAAACAAAAACGAGCAAGATTATTATTTGCCAGGGTATTCGCAAGCGCAGCAATTTGAAGCACAATTGGGAAATCAATTAAAAATTTCGAAAATTGATTTAGATACATTGCATTTTTATTTTGACAAAAAAATAACGAAGGTTGTTCCGGTAAGATTAAACCTGAATTATGAATTTGAAAAACAATTTCAATTAAGTGGAAAAATAGAATTAAAGCCTTCAAAAATTGTTTTGAGCGGTCCTGCATCGGTGATGCAAAATCTGGAAGAGTTAAATACCCAACAATTAAATTTTACCGGTCTTAATAAAACCATTTCTCGAGCAGCCGATTTAATTATTCCTGCCGATTTGAACAGTATTGACTTTTCAACGAAAAAGGTGGTTGTAAAAATACCGGTTGAAAAATTTACAGAAGGTACCTTAGAATTACCGGTTGAAGTTTTAAATGTACCTGAGCAATATCAACTAAAAACATTTCCTTCAAAGGTAAAAATCACCTACCTGGTTGGTTTAAGCAATTACAAGAAAGTGAGCGCCGATCAGTTTTCGTTACTGGCATATTACGATGCTAATGATGAACAAGCAAGCTCGTTAAAATTAAAGCTAGTAAAGTTTCCTGAAATTGTAAGACAAGTAAAAATTGAAACTGAAAACGTTGAATTTATTTTGAAAAAAAAATGA
- the yajC gene encoding preprotein translocase subunit YajC, with product MLHQIILMSQPQGGNANPIMNFLPIILIVVVFYFFMIRPQMKKAKDQQKFREAIKKGDRIVTIGGIHGKIVEVADKTFIIEVEGGVKLKIERTAVSMDSSTLLGAQNNQ from the coding sequence ATGCTACATCAAATTATCTTAATGAGTCAACCACAAGGTGGAAATGCTAATCCGATCATGAATTTTTTACCCATCATTTTAATTGTGGTGGTATTTTATTTTTTCATGATTCGACCTCAAATGAAAAAAGCCAAAGACCAACAAAAATTCAGAGAAGCCATTAAAAAAGGTGATCGTATTGTTACCATTGGCGGTATACACGGTAAAATTGTTGAAGTAGCAGATAAAACTTTCATCATTGAAGTAGAAGGTGGTGTTAAATTAAAAATTGAACGCACAGCTGTTTCAATGGATAGTTCAACCTTACTTGGGGCACAAAACAATCAATAG
- a CDS encoding DUF1573 domain-containing protein, whose product MNVLTSCKSKSESNGQVSTDLVNNPVSASGTSDEENVAMVEFENETHDFGKITEGEKVSYAFKFKNSGKADLIISDAKGSCGCTVPQWPKNPIAPGGSGVIDVTFDSRGKSGMQNKTVTLITNAIPNTKVLTVSGEVTAAAH is encoded by the coding sequence ATGAATGTCCTCACTTCCTGCAAAAGCAAATCCGAATCGAACGGACAAGTATCCACTGATTTAGTAAACAACCCTGTATCCGCAAGTGGTACAAGTGACGAAGAAAATGTTGCTATGGTTGAATTTGAGAATGAAACTCATGATTTTGGAAAAATAACCGAAGGTGAAAAAGTATCTTATGCCTTTAAATTTAAAAATTCGGGCAAAGCTGATTTAATTATTTCAGATGCAAAAGGCAGTTGTGGATGTACCGTTCCTCAATGGCCCAAAAATCCTATTGCACCGGGAGGTTCAGGCGTTATTGATGTAACCTTTGATAGTCGCGGAAAATCAGGGATGCAAAACAAAACTGTTACCCTAATAACAAACGCCATCCCAAATACCAAAGTACTTACTGTTAGCGGTGAGGTAACTGCTGCTGCACATTAA
- a CDS encoding T9SS type A sorting domain-containing protein, with product MKTKFYLLLLLLFNLLLLEVNAQPSYYAPVPYYTGFENNAIDSNWYTSSSLAGGRIQVWSNSSFASAATPNGNYWLGMDIAPPAGTYILNDAWLGLNALGASNLHLRFWWSEWNDETEPQDGIYLSNDGGTTFTKVIDLNGASFTDLTWRSYDYNLDSMNTAHGLSYTANYVIKFSQYDNYYFSGGNDGFLFDEISIDQPTSIRKIASDKLVIYPNPATSQLHVNFGKTLDFASIKIKNMLGEAISEHEYKNCSTAAIKLDAETGIYFLELTSKEGVQLIKFSKL from the coding sequence ATGAAAACAAAATTTTACCTCTTATTACTGCTACTATTTAATTTACTATTACTTGAAGTAAACGCTCAACCCTCTTATTACGCACCTGTTCCCTATTATACCGGTTTCGAAAACAATGCAATTGATAGTAATTGGTATACTAGCTCATCGTTAGCCGGCGGCCGGATTCAGGTTTGGTCAAACAGTTCATTTGCATCTGCTGCCACGCCTAACGGAAATTATTGGTTGGGAATGGACATTGCTCCACCAGCAGGTACTTACATATTGAATGATGCTTGGCTTGGATTAAATGCGCTTGGTGCATCGAATTTACACTTGCGTTTTTGGTGGTCGGAATGGAACGATGAAACGGAGCCACAAGATGGTATTTACCTGTCGAATGATGGTGGTACTACTTTTACTAAGGTAATCGATTTAAATGGTGCGAGTTTTACCGATCTTACTTGGCGCTCGTACGATTATAATTTAGATAGTATGAATACTGCTCACGGATTGAGTTATACGGCAAATTATGTGATTAAATTTTCGCAATACGATAATTATTATTTTTCAGGTGGAAACGATGGATTTTTATTTGATGAGATCAGCATTGATCAACCTACTTCCATTCGCAAAATTGCATCCGATAAACTAGTTATTTATCCCAATCCGGCAACTTCTCAATTGCATGTAAATTTTGGAAAAACACTCGATTTTGCTAGCATAAAAATAAAAAACATGTTGGGTGAAGCTATATCTGAACATGAATATAAAAATTGCTCAACTGCAGCAATTAAGCTTGATGCAGAAACCGGAATATATTTTCTTGAGCTTACTAGTAAAGAAGGAGTTCAGCTAATCAAATTTTCGAAGCTGTAA